The proteins below come from a single Elgaria multicarinata webbii isolate HBS135686 ecotype San Diego chromosome 11, rElgMul1.1.pri, whole genome shotgun sequence genomic window:
- the ASPHD1 gene encoding aspartate beta-hydroxylase domain-containing protein 1 isoform X1 → MPSSAMADWGLHGLLSPLLPDASSWRPRPEPALALLGSLALLFVWYCYRVGSGQAAARSHHPHPPGALPAEERCPRRRRRALLGGSESGGGGGGVDPRLYRSLRDYAKRYSWSGMNRLHKGIRDQAHYQLGERPAIQKPSAFYLPDLPSAPYFPRESQRHDVEILELSFPAILREFEAVAWDFASAGAAAPPALPRGWTANATPGWHSYDLYRQGECVAQNCRSCPWTYRALCALRTFVNANRFGNACFSVLQPGTVLPGTYGPTNTRVRCHLGLKVPPGCELVVGGEPQCWSEGYCLLVDDSFLHTTAHNGSPPDGPRVIFIVDLWHPNVAGPERQALDYIFAPGRSL, encoded by the exons ATGCCCAGCAGCGCCATGGCCGACTGGGGTCTCCACGGCCTCCTCTCGCCGCTGCTGCCGGACGCCTCGTCTTGGCGACCCCGGCCGGAGCCCGCCCTCGCCCTGCTGGGCTCGCTGGCCTTGCTCTTCGTCTGGTACTGCTACCGAGTGGGCAGCGGGCAGGCGGCGGCCCGGTctcaccacccccacccgccGGGGGCCCTGCCGGCGGAGGAGCGCtgcccgcgccgccgccgccgcgccctgCTGGGGGGCTCcgagagcggcggcggcggcggcggcgtggacCCGCGCCTCTACCGCAGCCTGCGCGACTACGCCAAGCGCTACTCGTGGTCGGGCATGAACCGGCTGCACAAAGGCATCCGCGACCAGGCCCACTACCAGCTGGGCGAGCGGCCGGCCATCCAGAAGCCCAGCGCCTTCTACCTGCCGGACTTGCCCTCGGCCCCCTACTTCCCCCGCGAGTCGCAGCGCCACGACGTGGAGATCCTGGAGCTGAGCTTCCCGGCCATCCTGCGCGAGTTCGAGGCCGTCGCCTGGGACTTCGCCTCGGCTGGCGCCGCTGCTCCGCCGGCGCTCCCTCGGGGCTGGACGGCGAACGCCACCCCGGGCTGGCACAGCTATGACCTCTACCGCCAGGGGGAGTGCGTGGCGCAGAACTGCCGCAGCTGCCCCTGGACGTACCGGGCCCTCTGCGCCCTGCGCACCTTCGTCAACGCCAACCGCTTCGGCAACGCCTGTTTCAGCGTCTTGCAGCCCGGCACCGTCCTACCGGGCACCTACGGGCCTACCAACACCCGCGTGCGGTGCCACTTGG GGCTGAAGGTACCTCCTGGTTGTGAGTTGGTTGTGGGCGGTGAGCCGCAGTGCTGGTCTGAAGGATACTGCCTCCTAGTAGATGACTCCTTCTTGCACACCACAGCCCACAATG GTTCCCCCCCTGATGGCCCACGGGTGATTTTTATCGTTGATCTCTGGCACCCCAACGTGGCAGGACCTGAGCGACAGGCACTGGACTATATCTTTGCCCCTGGTCG ATCTTTGTGA
- the PAGR1 gene encoding PAXIP1-associated glutamate-rich protein 1, with product MEEATTAEEGEVTSGMQSLAVEDGPAPELAAPTEDQDEAPEGEGEQSGKGDESEEDWCVPCSDEELDSPDSWIPPPEEIRRLYELIAAQGTLEIQAEILPRRNPTPEPDSDDEDKSDGQLENQEEEEEEKPHVPTEFDFDDEPASPKSSLIDRRRTPGTLAKSQKREARLDKVLSDMKRHKVLEEQIMKTGRDLFDLDSDDVPTPKRPPGLFLRQRKY from the exons ATGGAGGAGGCCACCACTGCAGAGGAAGGGGAAGTGACCTCAGGGATGCAGTCCTTGGCGGTGGAAGATGGGCCTGCCCCTGAGCTTGCTGCCCCCACTGAGGATCAAGACGAGGCacctgagggggagggggagcagtcaGGGAAGGGCGATGAATCTGAGGAGGATTGGTGCGTGCCCTGCAGTGACGAAGAACTGGACTCCCCGGACAGCTGGATCCCTCCGCCTGAGGAGATCCGGCGCCTTTACGAGCTCATTGCTGCCCAGGGGACCCTGGAGATCCAGGCTGAAATCCTGCCCCGGCGCAACCCCACCCCAGAGCCTGACAGTGATGATGAAGACAAATCTGACgggcagctggagaaccaggaagaagaggaggaagagaa GCCTCACGTGCCAACGGAGTTTGACTTCGATGATGAGCCTGCCTCGCCCAAGAGCTCCTTGATCGATCGACGAAGAACCCCTG GCACCTTGGCTAAGAGCCAGAAGAGGGAGGCCCGCCTGGACAAAGTGCTGTCGGACATGAAGCGTCACAAGGTCTTAGAGGAGCAGATTATGAAGACAGGCCGGGACCTCTTTGACCTGGACTCGGATGATGTTCCCACTCCAAAAAGGCCACCGGGTCTTTTCCTGCGGCAGCGTAAATACTGA
- the ASPHD1 gene encoding aspartate beta-hydroxylase domain-containing protein 1 isoform X2: MPSSAMADWGLHGLLSPLLPDASSWRPRPEPALALLGSLALLFVWYCYRVGSGQAAARSHHPHPPGALPAEERCPRRRRRALLGGSESGGGGGGVDPRLYRSLRDYAKRYSWSGMNRLHKGIRDQAHYQLGERPAIQKPSAFYLPDLPSAPYFPRESQRHDVEILELSFPAILREFEAVAWDFASAGAAAPPALPRGWTANATPGWHSYDLYRQGECVAQNCRSCPWTYRALCALRTFVNANRFGNACFSVLQPGTVLPGTYGPTNTRVRCHLGLKVPPGCELVVGGEPQCWSEGYCLLVDDSFLHTTAHNGSPPDGPRVIFIVDLWHPNVAGPERQALDYIFAPGR; the protein is encoded by the exons ATGCCCAGCAGCGCCATGGCCGACTGGGGTCTCCACGGCCTCCTCTCGCCGCTGCTGCCGGACGCCTCGTCTTGGCGACCCCGGCCGGAGCCCGCCCTCGCCCTGCTGGGCTCGCTGGCCTTGCTCTTCGTCTGGTACTGCTACCGAGTGGGCAGCGGGCAGGCGGCGGCCCGGTctcaccacccccacccgccGGGGGCCCTGCCGGCGGAGGAGCGCtgcccgcgccgccgccgccgcgccctgCTGGGGGGCTCcgagagcggcggcggcggcggcggcgtggacCCGCGCCTCTACCGCAGCCTGCGCGACTACGCCAAGCGCTACTCGTGGTCGGGCATGAACCGGCTGCACAAAGGCATCCGCGACCAGGCCCACTACCAGCTGGGCGAGCGGCCGGCCATCCAGAAGCCCAGCGCCTTCTACCTGCCGGACTTGCCCTCGGCCCCCTACTTCCCCCGCGAGTCGCAGCGCCACGACGTGGAGATCCTGGAGCTGAGCTTCCCGGCCATCCTGCGCGAGTTCGAGGCCGTCGCCTGGGACTTCGCCTCGGCTGGCGCCGCTGCTCCGCCGGCGCTCCCTCGGGGCTGGACGGCGAACGCCACCCCGGGCTGGCACAGCTATGACCTCTACCGCCAGGGGGAGTGCGTGGCGCAGAACTGCCGCAGCTGCCCCTGGACGTACCGGGCCCTCTGCGCCCTGCGCACCTTCGTCAACGCCAACCGCTTCGGCAACGCCTGTTTCAGCGTCTTGCAGCCCGGCACCGTCCTACCGGGCACCTACGGGCCTACCAACACCCGCGTGCGGTGCCACTTGG GGCTGAAGGTACCTCCTGGTTGTGAGTTGGTTGTGGGCGGTGAGCCGCAGTGCTGGTCTGAAGGATACTGCCTCCTAGTAGATGACTCCTTCTTGCACACCACAGCCCACAATG GTTCCCCCCCTGATGGCCCACGGGTGATTTTTATCGTTGATCTCTGGCACCCCAACGTGGCAGGACCTGAGCGACAGGCACTGGACTATATCTTTGCCCCTGGTCGGTAG